Proteins from a genomic interval of Zingiber officinale cultivar Zhangliang chromosome 2A, Zo_v1.1, whole genome shotgun sequence:
- the LOC122039946 gene encoding zinc finger protein CONSTANS-LIKE 2-like: MIAGFGGPGGRGGARGCDACRTEPSAVYCRADAAFLCGGCDARVHTANRVASRHERVWVCEACTVAPAALACRADDAALCAACDAEVHSANPLARRHHRVPILPLPLAGTPYLTSTEEEHRHHVLEDEAESWLLINTKNCDTPAALFGVDQVDEYLDLVGYNNNACNEIHNQEHQLHHHLSEGVVPSPLCLQTVKEHQELQQQQQQEEGYGLELEYEVSNCIVGFSCTDNSLGHSVSFASMDASIVPDTTKTEGSIRLLPCSPLPQMAPQFPMYREAKVLKYREKRKARKFEKIIRYASRKAYAEMRPRIKGRFVKRPDAEHKPSDGSYSIVPSF; the protein is encoded by the exons ATGATCGCTGGCTTCGGCGGACCTGGCGGCCGCGGCGGCGCTCGGGGGTGCGACGCGTGCCGAACGGAGCCGAGCGCGGTGTACTGCCGGGCGGACGCGGCGTTCCTGTGCGGCGGGTGCGACGCGCGGGTGCACACGGCGAACCGCGTGGCGTCGCGGCATGAGCGCGTGTGGGTGTGCGAGGCGTGCACGGTCGCCCCGGCAGCGCTCGCCTGCCGAGCTGACGACGCCGCGCTCTGCGCCGCATGCGACGCCGAGGTCCACTCCGCGAACCCCCTCGCCCGCCGCCACCACCGCGTCCCcatcctccccctccccctcgcCGGAACCCCCTACCTCACCTCGACAGAGGAGGAGCACCGCCACCACGTACTCGAGGACGAGGCAGAGTCGTGGCTATTGATCAATACCAAGAACTGCGACACCCCTGCGGCCTTATTCGGTGTCGATCAGGTGGATGAGTACTTGGACCTCGTCGGCTACAACAACAACGCCTGTAACGAGATCCACAATCAAGAACATCAACTCCATCATCATCTAAGTGAGGGCGTAGTTCCTTCTCCTCTTTGCTTACAAACTGTCAAAGAGCATCAAGAAttacagcagcagcagcagcaagagGAAGGCTATGGGTTGGAGTTGGAATACGAAGTGTCGAATTGCATTGTCGGATTCAGCTGCACTGACAATTCCCTCGGCCACAGC GTATCCTTTGCATCCATGGACGCGAGTATAGTGCCGGACACTACAAAAACAGAGGGGTCGATCAGGCTCCTTCCTTGCTCTCCACTGCCGCAAATGGCACCCCAGTTTCCTATGTACAGGGAGGCCAAAGTGCTCAAGTATAGAGAGAAGAGGAAGGCTAGGAAATTCGAGAagatcataaggtatgcatcaaGAAAGGCATACGCTGAGATGCGACCGAGGATCAAGGGCCGGTTCGTGAAGCGGCCGGATGCAGAGCACAAGCCTTCGGATGGTAGCTACAGCATTGTGCCTTCTTTCTAG